The genomic segment GATCGAACATGTGTCGCCGCCGGCGGCGGTGAGCCTGCTCGACACCGCGGAGATCGACCCCGTCGCGATCGGCACCTTCCTGGCGCCGACCTTCCTCGGAATCGTTCCGCCCAGCGTTGATGCGATCGACCTGCGGCTGCGCCATGAGGACATCGACGGCATCTTCTATCACTACGTGCACGGCCTGAAGAAGCACAACGGCCTGTGCCAGCGGATCGCGCATGGACACCGCTCGCGCCTGCACATCCGCGTGGACGGCGAGCGCGACAGTGAACTCGAAACCGAATGGGCGATGCGCTGGACCGACATCTATCTCGGCAGCCGCGAGGACATCATCGCGCGCGGCAACGGTCGCATCCGCTACGGCTATGACTCGGCCGAGGGTCGCTTCGAACTGGCGATGCCGGAAACCCGCAGCGATCTGCTGGACGCCGACAGCACCGTGGAGCGTATCGCCGAGCACATTGCGCGGCGCGTGGCCGAACTACGCCCAGGCGCGGAGATCGAGGTGCGTGCTTACGAAGGGGTCATGAAGGGCGCGGTGGCGCGGCTCTGAGCGGGCACCCCATGCGTTTTTGGGACTCGCGCCAAAGCGCTAAGTCGCCAAGGAAAAGCGGACGCATTTTCTGAAACTTTCTTGGCGCTCTTCGCGTCTTTGCGCGAAAACGCTCATTTATGCCGTTCCGCAGTCCTTGCACACGCCCTGAACCTCGACGACGTGACGCTGCGGTGAGAAACCGACGCCG from the Gammaproteobacteria bacterium genome contains:
- a CDS encoding 6-carboxytetrahydropterin synthase, with the protein product MTSLFVEHLTVIDSAILDAARGLVGESWIVDVELHGELDDQSMVLDFGEVKRRLKRAIDSSVDHTLLVPRLAPELQFDETIERTQLIFKSDLGAIEHVSPPAAVSLLDTAEIDPVAIGTFLAPTFLGIVPPSVDAIDLRLRHEDIDGIFYHYVHGLKKHNGLCQRIAHGHRSRLHIRVDGERDSELETEWAMRWTDIYLGSREDIIARGNGRIRYGYDSAEGRFELAMPETRSDLLDADSTVERIAEHIARRVAELRPGAEIEVRAYEGVMKGAVARL